In Chloracidobacterium sp., one genomic interval encodes:
- a CDS encoding HlyC/CorC family transporter — MFQSTEPITLSLVLFNFLLIFVIVGLNAFFVASEFALVSSRRARLQSMADDGSGGAAAALRLIDDPSRFISAVQLGVTLASLALGWRGEPTLAALLEPLAERIASEGAANYIAHGAAIFLAFSIITFMHVVLGELVPKMFALERAEKFAAFAARPLELFAYVFAPVIWLLNAAGGWFGRLLGLRSSLQHASVYTEEEIRQLIALSQEGGQINEEERTLINKVFEFSETTVKEAMVPRTEITAIPETSTYDEIAAAFREHAFSRLPVFRSSLDDIAGYIHSRDLVAYTGRPEDFKIETVLYKPNYVVDTAHLEDVLRQMQKEKFHFGFVVDEHGGVEGIITIEDLLEEIVGEISDEHDEEVNEQITEQADGSYLLDGGLAVRDLNRRLGVNVPLSEAYTTIAGFLMAEAGQILDEGDVLPFNGYNFKIESVDKRRILKVRMEGT, encoded by the coding sequence TTGTTTCAGAGCACAGAGCCGATCACGCTCTCATTGGTCCTGTTCAATTTTCTGCTGATATTTGTGATCGTCGGCCTGAATGCCTTCTTTGTCGCGTCAGAGTTCGCTCTTGTTTCGTCGCGACGGGCACGCTTGCAGTCGATGGCAGATGACGGAAGCGGCGGGGCGGCCGCCGCACTTCGTTTGATCGACGACCCTTCGCGGTTCATATCGGCGGTGCAGCTTGGCGTTACGCTTGCATCGCTTGCGTTGGGTTGGCGAGGCGAGCCGACACTTGCCGCACTGCTCGAACCTCTCGCCGAACGGATCGCAAGCGAAGGAGCCGCGAATTACATTGCACACGGCGCTGCGATATTTCTCGCCTTCAGCATCATTACGTTCATGCATGTGGTGCTCGGCGAGCTCGTGCCGAAAATGTTCGCCCTTGAACGTGCCGAGAAATTTGCAGCGTTCGCAGCAAGGCCGTTGGAGCTTTTTGCTTATGTTTTCGCGCCGGTGATATGGCTTCTCAATGCTGCCGGCGGCTGGTTCGGGCGGTTATTGGGGCTTAGGTCGTCGCTTCAGCACGCATCGGTCTATACCGAAGAAGAGATACGTCAGCTGATCGCACTTTCGCAGGAAGGCGGCCAGATAAACGAAGAAGAACGGACTCTCATTAATAAGGTCTTTGAATTTTCTGAGACAACGGTCAAGGAGGCGATGGTGCCGCGCACTGAGATCACTGCGATACCGGAGACAAGTACGTATGATGAGATCGCCGCCGCATTTCGCGAACATGCGTTTTCTCGGCTGCCGGTATTTCGAAGCTCGCTCGATGACATTGCCGGATACATCCACAGCAGAGATCTGGTTGCGTACACCGGCCGGCCTGAGGATTTCAAGATCGAGACCGTCCTTTACAAGCCGAATTATGTTGTTGACACCGCCCATCTTGAAGATGTGCTGCGACAGATGCAGAAAGAGAAGTTCCACTTCGGCTTTGTTGTTGACGAGCACGGCGGCGTCGAAGGTATTATCACGATCGAGGACCTGCTCGAAGAGATCGTCGGTGAGATTTCGGATGAACACGACGAAGAGGTTAACGAGCAGATAACCGAACAAGCAGATGGCAGCTATTTGCTTGACGGCGGACTTGCCGTGCGCGATCTGAATCGGCGTTTAGGCGTCAATGTTCCGCTGTCGGAGGCGTACACGACCATCGCAGGGTTCTTGATGGCCGAAGCCGGGCAAATATTGGATGAGGGCGACGTCCTGCCATTTAACGGATACAATTTTAAGATCGAAAGCGTCGATAAGCGGCGAATTTTGAAAGTAAGGATGGAAGGCACTTAG
- the eno gene encoding phosphopyruvate hydratase: protein MSYIEQVWAREILDSRGNPTIEAEVMLIDGSMGRAAVPSGASTGENEAVELRDGDDYRYLGKGVTKAVENVNEIISPELEGLDALDQTLIDETMLGLDGTHNKSRLGANAILAVSLANARAAATSLEVPLYRYVGGANAKTLPVPMMNILNGGAHADNNVDFQEFMVMPVGADSFTEALRMGAEIFHNLKGVLKSRGLSTGVGDEGGFAPNLSSNDEAVETILEAIENAGYKAGENVMLALDPASSEFFRDGKYIFKKSDKRELSSDEMAAYWADWCAKYPIISIEDGMAENDWEGWKSLTGMVGDKVQLVGDDLFVTNVQFLQKGIDEHAANSILIKVNQIGTLTETLDAIELARTHNMTCVISHRSGETEDNFIADLAVATNAGQIKTGSLCRSDRIAKYNQLLRIEEDLGDSARYPGRKAFYQIG, encoded by the coding sequence ATGAGCTACATAGAACAAGTGTGGGCGCGGGAGATACTTGATTCGCGCGGCAATCCGACAATTGAGGCTGAAGTGATGCTGATCGACGGAAGCATGGGAAGGGCGGCGGTGCCAAGCGGTGCTTCAACGGGCGAGAACGAGGCGGTGGAACTTCGCGATGGCGACGACTATCGCTATTTAGGCAAGGGGGTTACAAAGGCGGTCGAGAATGTGAATGAGATCATTTCGCCCGAACTTGAAGGCCTTGACGCGCTCGATCAGACGTTGATAGACGAAACGATGCTCGGGCTTGACGGCACGCATAATAAATCGCGGCTGGGTGCGAACGCGATACTCGCTGTGTCATTGGCTAACGCACGGGCGGCGGCAACTTCGCTTGAGGTTCCGCTTTATCGCTACGTCGGCGGTGCCAATGCAAAGACGCTTCCAGTCCCGATGATGAACATCCTTAACGGCGGCGCCCATGCCGATAACAACGTTGATTTTCAGGAGTTCATGGTCATGCCGGTCGGGGCGGATAGCTTCACCGAGGCTCTGCGAATGGGCGCAGAGATATTTCATAACCTTAAAGGCGTTCTCAAGTCGCGGGGCCTCTCGACAGGTGTCGGCGACGAAGGCGGTTTTGCACCGAATCTTTCATCAAACGATGAGGCAGTGGAAACGATCCTTGAAGCGATCGAAAATGCGGGCTACAAAGCCGGTGAGAATGTGATGCTCGCTCTTGACCCTGCGTCCAGTGAATTCTTCAGGGATGGGAAGTACATCTTCAAAAAGAGCGATAAACGTGAGCTTTCATCAGACGAGATGGCCGCGTACTGGGCGGATTGGTGCGCGAAGTACCCGATCATTTCGATCGAAGACGGTATGGCGGAGAACGATTGGGAAGGTTGGAAGTCGCTGACCGGAATGGTTGGCGATAAAGTGCAGCTTGTCGGCGATGACCTTTTTGTGACCAATGTGCAATTCCTGCAAAAGGGTATCGACGAACACGCCGCCAACAGCATCCTGATCAAGGTAAATCAGATCGGCACACTTACCGAAACACTCGATGCGATCGAGCTTGCACGAACTCACAATATGACGTGCGTGATCTCGCACCGAAGCGGCGAGACCGAGGACAACTTCATTGCCGATCTTGCGGTAGCGACCAACGCGGGACAAATAAAGACCGGAAGCCTCTGCCGCAGCGACCGCATTGCAAAATACAACCAACTGCTGCGCATCGAAGAGGATCTTGGCGACTCGGCACGTTATCCGGGCAGAAAGGCGTTCTATCAGATCGGCTGA
- a CDS encoding TlpA family protein disulfide reductase: protein MRALVLLGLISVAAIALACMPAASPVSISTKPSSINNIPQTNVPLPPSKPLAEMSWALLDGGDENLGMHRGKAVILDFWATFCGPCREEIPHLNALKAKYGDDLMIFGLNVGGEDDKSEIPKFTAQTKFDYPIAFPEPELIKLAFAQGDEIPRTIVIGRDGKVVTQIVGFSERIKAELDAAVEKAVNSAV, encoded by the coding sequence ATGAGAGCGCTCGTCCTGCTAGGTTTGATCTCAGTTGCGGCCATTGCATTGGCTTGTATGCCGGCGGCTTCGCCGGTGTCGATCTCGACCAAGCCGTCATCGATCAATAATATTCCGCAGACGAATGTGCCACTGCCGCCGTCAAAACCGCTGGCGGAAATGTCGTGGGCCCTGCTCGACGGAGGTGACGAAAATCTTGGGATGCATCGCGGCAAAGCCGTGATATTGGACTTTTGGGCAACATTCTGCGGCCCATGCCGCGAGGAGATCCCGCACCTTAACGCGCTCAAAGCAAAGTACGGCGATGACCTGATGATCTTCGGGCTGAACGTCGGCGGTGAGGATGACAAATCGGAGATACCGAAGTTCACGGCCCAGACGAAATTCGATTATCCTATCGCCTTTCCGGAACCTGAACTTATCAAGCTCGCCTTTGCTCAAGGCGATGAGATCCCTCGAACCATTGTCATCGGCCGTGACGGAAAGGTCGTTACTCAGATCGTCGGTTTTAGCGAGCGGATCAAGGCCGAACTGGATGCCGCTGTCGAAAAAGCGGTCAACTCTGCCGTTTAA
- the pyk gene encoding pyruvate kinase, translated as MRKAKILATLGPATDNEAVIASMLTAGLNAIRINMSHGDHADHERRIAAARAAAEKLGLPLAVLADLSGPKIRTRTLAGGMSVELSEGSRFVLTNREVEGNSNEVSTNFDALPSAVSAGARILLDDGAIELRVESTTETDVVCTVVVGGTLAERKGINLPNTKLPIPSMTPKDHIDLEWAMAQNVDYIALSFVRSAEDCNEAKAKIKELNTRKIGRPLLIAKIEKAEAIDNLEDIVQAADGLMVARGDLGVETSVELVPVYQKHIIELSVARDKPVITATQMLQSMIENPFPTRAEASDVANAVWDGTDAVMLSAETAAGKHPIEAVRTMARIIDSAETIRAPHLKKPVKFSLPPSGRTSQALCKAAAYAAREMHTEKIAVFTESGLMARRLSTIRSGLQTFALTTSLDVRNQLSLIWGVLPFYDKDLDPSGNEIPQDGRSVTDLLGHLDADKTADLLRNGERILLRAGVVSSGETIIIMAGRLSGCGLSSSVIVWTIGEKVARR; from the coding sequence ATGAGAAAAGCGAAGATACTCGCAACCCTTGGCCCTGCAACCGACAATGAGGCCGTCATCGCATCGATGCTCACGGCCGGCCTCAATGCCATCCGTATCAATATGTCGCACGGCGACCACGCCGATCACGAGCGGCGGATAGCGGCGGCACGAGCCGCTGCCGAGAAACTCGGCCTGCCGCTTGCAGTGCTTGCCGACCTTTCAGGCCCGAAGATCCGGACGCGAACGCTTGCAGGCGGTATGAGCGTCGAACTCTCCGAAGGCTCGCGATTCGTCCTTACAAATCGCGAGGTCGAGGGCAACTCGAACGAGGTTTCTACCAACTTCGACGCACTGCCGTCCGCCGTCTCCGCCGGTGCAAGGATACTTCTTGACGACGGCGCGATCGAACTGCGTGTCGAGTCCACGACCGAGACGGATGTCGTGTGCACGGTCGTCGTCGGCGGAACGCTCGCTGAACGAAAAGGCATAAATCTTCCGAATACAAAATTGCCGATCCCATCGATGACCCCTAAGGATCATATCGACCTTGAATGGGCGATGGCGCAGAATGTCGATTACATCGCGCTATCCTTTGTACGTTCGGCCGAAGATTGCAACGAAGCGAAGGCCAAGATCAAAGAATTGAATACGAGAAAGATCGGCCGGCCTCTGCTTATCGCAAAGATCGAGAAGGCCGAGGCCATCGACAATCTCGAAGATATCGTTCAGGCTGCTGACGGCCTCATGGTCGCACGCGGCGACCTCGGTGTCGAAACAAGCGTGGAACTCGTACCCGTTTACCAGAAACATATAATCGAGCTTTCGGTTGCCCGCGATAAACCGGTGATAACCGCCACGCAGATGCTTCAGTCAATGATCGAAAATCCGTTCCCGACGCGGGCAGAGGCTTCTGACGTTGCTAATGCCGTTTGGGACGGTACAGATGCCGTAATGCTGTCCGCTGAGACCGCGGCCGGCAAGCATCCCATTGAGGCGGTGCGGACAATGGCCCGCATCATCGACTCAGCCGAGACCATCAGAGCTCCTCACTTAAAGAAGCCTGTAAAGTTCAGCCTGCCGCCGTCAGGCCGAACAAGCCAGGCACTTTGCAAGGCTGCCGCCTATGCCGCACGCGAGATGCACACCGAGAAGATCGCTGTCTTTACCGAATCCGGCCTTATGGCACGGCGTCTTTCCACTATCCGCTCGGGCCTGCAAACCTTTGCATTGACCACATCGCTTGATGTGCGCAATCAGCTATCGCTGATCTGGGGTGTGCTTCCGTTCTACGACAAGGATCTCGATCCCTCAGGCAATGAAATTCCGCAGGACGGACGCTCCGTGACTGACCTGCTCGGACATCTTGACGCAGACAAGACAGCCGACCTGCTTCGCAACGGTGAAAGGATCTTGCTCCGTGCGGGCGTTGTCAGCTCGGGTGAGACGATCATCATCATGGCCGGACGGCTTTCCGGCTGCGGGCTTTCAAGCTCGGTGATCGTGTGGACGATCGGCGAAAAAGTGGCCCGGCGCTAA
- a CDS encoding glycoside hydrolase family 15 protein, with protein MRDLPVGNGSLLINFDKDYQIRDIYFPHVGQENHSEGFPFRFGIWADGEFTWTYDHGWKIELKYRDDSLITDVTLTNSLLQISLLCSDVVADHDNVFLRRITVRDLAGKQRQVRIFLHHDFRIYENKVGDTAFYDPATLSLIHYKKHRYFLVNTLPHFDEFATGRKAFHAQEGTWRDAEDGQLAGGVITEGSVDSTITVHTPMEPNGSFEFYYWIAAGRSHLQVANVNRGVIETGPEGLFEKSGSYWSDWLSKTKPDVSELSGSIRKLFRRSLLIARTQIDNDGAIVAANDHDVTDRATDHYSYLWPRDGAFVANAFDAAGHYDISRRFFSLCHEIVHERGYFLQKYNPDGTVGSGWHPFWDIRRKCEMLPIQQDETALVLWALAEHFKRTDDVALVRRLYRFLIVRCADHLLNYRDLRTGLPQPSWNLWEDRRGVHTFTCSTIVAGLRSAALFAQRFDEQERAERYRKAADEIVEAMRTHLYSSDHGRFLRALHADSDDRLWPDATVDASLFGIFYFGCFDVDDPLVTSTMSAVEEKLGNNGIGGIARFEDDGYMRTAPDKPPNPWFICTLWLSEYYIARAKQVADLQPALRLIEWAAEHAMPSGVMSEQLSPSDGRPLSVSPLTWSHSTFVRTVLSYLERLHRLM; from the coding sequence ATGCGAGACCTTCCTGTCGGCAACGGCAGCCTTCTTATTAATTTCGACAAGGATTATCAGATCCGCGACATATACTTTCCGCATGTGGGGCAAGAGAACCACAGCGAAGGCTTTCCTTTTCGATTCGGTATTTGGGCAGACGGCGAATTCACATGGACCTATGACCACGGTTGGAAGATCGAGCTTAAGTATCGCGACGATTCGCTGATCACTGATGTAACGCTTACGAACTCATTGCTGCAGATCAGCCTGCTGTGCAGCGATGTTGTTGCCGATCACGACAATGTCTTTTTGCGCCGCATCACGGTGCGCGACCTTGCCGGAAAGCAGCGGCAGGTCCGCATTTTTCTTCATCACGATTTTCGCATATACGAGAATAAGGTCGGCGACACGGCTTTTTATGATCCGGCGACACTCTCGCTGATCCATTACAAGAAGCATCGCTATTTCCTCGTAAACACACTGCCGCATTTTGATGAATTCGCGACAGGCCGCAAGGCATTTCACGCACAAGAAGGCACTTGGCGCGACGCAGAGGACGGACAACTGGCGGGCGGTGTCATCACTGAAGGCTCGGTCGATTCAACGATCACCGTGCATACGCCGATGGAACCGAACGGCAGCTTCGAGTTCTATTACTGGATAGCGGCCGGAAGGTCGCACCTTCAGGTCGCGAATGTAAATCGCGGCGTGATCGAAACAGGCCCCGAAGGGCTTTTCGAAAAAAGCGGCTCGTATTGGTCAGATTGGCTTTCAAAGACGAAACCCGATGTCAGCGAGCTGTCGGGATCGATACGAAAGCTTTTTCGCCGAAGCTTACTGATCGCTCGAACGCAGATCGACAACGACGGCGCGATCGTCGCCGCGAACGATCACGATGTTACCGACCGAGCGACCGATCACTACAGCTATCTCTGGCCTCGCGACGGAGCCTTTGTGGCTAATGCCTTTGACGCCGCCGGGCATTACGACATCTCGCGGCGTTTTTTCAGTTTGTGTCATGAGATCGTGCACGAGCGCGGCTACTTTTTGCAGAAGTATAATCCGGACGGCACCGTCGGCTCAGGTTGGCATCCGTTCTGGGATATCCGCCGCAAATGCGAAATGCTGCCGATACAACAGGACGAAACCGCACTTGTACTGTGGGCACTGGCGGAACACTTCAAGCGCACTGATGACGTTGCACTTGTACGAAGGCTTTACCGGTTCCTGATCGTGCGATGCGCCGATCATCTGTTGAACTATCGCGATCTGAGAACGGGATTGCCGCAGCCGAGCTGGAATCTTTGGGAAGATCGTCGCGGCGTTCATACGTTCACTTGTTCAACAATAGTTGCGGGCCTGCGCTCTGCCGCTCTCTTCGCACAGCGGTTCGATGAACAGGAACGTGCCGAAAGGTACCGCAAAGCCGCGGATGAGATCGTTGAAGCAATGCGAACCCATCTTTACAGCAGCGATCACGGCCGCTTTCTGCGGGCATTGCACGCCGATTCTGATGACAGATTGTGGCCCGATGCAACGGTTGACGCGTCGCTGTTCGGCATCTTCTATTTCGGGTGTTTTGATGTCGATGACCCGCTCGTAACAAGTACGATGTCAGCCGTGGAGGAGAAGCTCGGCAATAACGGCATCGGCGGTATCGCACGCTTCGAAGATGACGGCTATATGCGAACCGCTCCCGATAAGCCGCCGAACCCTTGGTTCATCTGCACACTTTGGCTGTCGGAATATTACATTGCCCGGGCCAAACAGGTTGCGGATCTTCAACCTGCTCTCCGTTTGATCGAATGGGCGGCGGAACACGCGATGCCGTCCGGTGTGATGAGCGAGCAGCTCAGCCCGTCCGACGGCCGGCCGCTTTCGGTGTCGCCCTTAACGTGGTCGCATTCGACCTTTGTCAGAACCGTACTCAGCTACCTCGAACGCCTGCACAGGCTAATGTAA
- a CDS encoding (2Fe-2S)-binding protein, whose amino-acid sequence MQRSTETLNGIAGRDAALECGCTAQWELAFDENDRIGSASFRTNGCGYMAAGGEVITAQIEGKRLGELSGLEREELEAGASHKIGATSDRRHCIAACVEALHKAFDEHRKRVSSTFHGESPLVCTCFGISEDRIMAMIEEYDPYSAEELMSVSNAGKGCGSCRPLIQELIDAVRYAKL is encoded by the coding sequence ATGCAGCGAAGCACCGAAACGCTCAACGGCATCGCCGGACGTGACGCGGCGCTCGAATGCGGATGCACTGCTCAATGGGAATTAGCATTCGATGAGAATGATCGAATAGGATCCGCGTCATTCCGCACCAACGGATGCGGATACATGGCAGCCGGCGGAGAGGTGATAACCGCACAGATCGAGGGCAAGCGCTTGGGCGAACTTTCGGGCTTGGAGCGTGAGGAACTTGAGGCCGGTGCCTCACACAAGATCGGCGCCACATCGGATCGGCGGCATTGTATTGCAGCCTGTGTCGAAGCTCTGCATAAGGCGTTTGATGAGCATCGGAAACGTGTGAGCAGTACGTTTCACGGCGAGTCGCCGCTGGTATGCACTTGCTTTGGCATTTCCGAAGATCGGATCATGGCCATGATCGAAGAGTATGACCCTTATTCAGCCGAAGAACTTATGTCAGTCTCGAATGCCGGCAAAGGCTGCGGTTCGTGCCGCCCGCTTATACAAGAACTTATTGATGCGGTCAGATATGCTAAGTTGTGA
- a CDS encoding 2,3-bisphosphoglycerate-independent phosphoglycerate mutase, whose amino-acid sequence MIDPQQRQLAAPVALFILDGWGFSPSVDGNAVFHANTPNYDRLCGAFPMTSIAAPGDAEEGHLDLGCGRSANSDDHRVRDALRNGEFETNQELASAIIAAKESGRRLHLIGLLSDGGVHSSIESLFAILRMARVRGLTDVFVHIILDGVDVAPRTADVYAEALAVKLADIGVGRIATICGRYFAMDSSGSWERTARAYTMLVHAEGERSPDAMAAIRGSFLRGIADEFIAPIVIEDQPGVPVATIEDGDSVIFYNHRPEGIRQLVRSLAVPDGGGLRKPSIRAVCLTQYDRAFELPVAFRSSSNNNVLTEVLANAGIASCKITQTERFPHLTYFFDGGGEIEVESDTQVLIPTVVGPSSDLRPESMSFKIADRFVREMEAAPRGIFAVNLPAAAIAARSGSMDRTVESIQFVDVCLGGMLDKIREAGGTAIVTASHGACEAMSNTDDASISPVNGRVPFHLVADSLQGTQLRRDGSLADVAPTLLRLLGLEVPNEMTGSDLRI is encoded by the coding sequence ATGATTGATCCTCAGCAAAGACAGCTCGCGGCACCTGTTGCACTTTTTATTCTCGACGGGTGGGGCTTTTCGCCGTCCGTCGACGGTAATGCGGTCTTCCACGCGAACACGCCGAATTATGATCGTCTTTGTGGGGCATTCCCGATGACAAGCATTGCGGCGCCCGGAGATGCAGAAGAAGGCCATCTTGATCTGGGGTGCGGGCGTTCAGCCAATTCGGACGATCATCGGGTCCGCGATGCACTGCGAAACGGTGAGTTCGAGACAAATCAGGAACTCGCAAGTGCTATCATCGCTGCAAAAGAGAGCGGCCGGCGACTGCATCTGATCGGCTTGCTTAGCGACGGCGGCGTCCATTCATCGATCGAGAGCCTTTTTGCGATCCTGCGCATGGCTCGCGTACGCGGCCTTACGGATGTCTTTGTCCACATAATACTTGACGGAGTTGACGTTGCGCCTCGAACGGCAGATGTTTACGCCGAGGCTCTCGCCGTCAAACTCGCGGACATTGGGGTTGGCCGTATCGCAACGATCTGCGGCCGCTACTTTGCGATGGATTCGAGCGGAAGTTGGGAGCGAACGGCGCGTGCTTACACGATGCTTGTTCACGCCGAAGGCGAGCGTTCGCCTGATGCGATGGCCGCCATACGCGGCTCGTTCCTTCGCGGTATTGCAGATGAATTCATCGCGCCGATCGTGATCGAAGATCAACCGGGTGTGCCTGTGGCAACGATAGAGGATGGCGACTCGGTGATATTTTACAACCATCGGCCGGAGGGAATTCGTCAGCTTGTACGAAGCCTTGCAGTTCCTGACGGCGGGGGCCTGCGCAAACCGTCGATCCGAGCCGTGTGCTTGACCCAATACGACCGGGCTTTTGAACTGCCGGTGGCGTTCCGGTCAAGTTCCAATAATAATGTGCTGACCGAAGTGCTTGCGAACGCGGGTATTGCGAGCTGTAAGATAACGCAGACGGAGCGGTTCCCGCACCTTACGTATTTTTTTGACGGCGGCGGCGAGATCGAGGTTGAGAGTGATACACAAGTTCTGATACCGACCGTTGTTGGCCCGTCTTCGGATCTTCGGCCCGAGTCAATGAGCTTTAAGATCGCCGACCGTTTTGTTCGTGAGATGGAAGCGGCTCCGCGTGGTATCTTTGCGGTAAATCTGCCGGCTGCGGCGATAGCTGCACGGAGCGGTTCTATGGATCGAACGGTAGAATCGATACAGTTCGTTGACGTCTGTTTGGGCGGAATGCTCGACAAGATCCGCGAGGCCGGCGGCACGGCGATCGTTACGGCCTCGCACGGAGCATGCGAGGCTATGTCGAACACCGACGACGCTTCGATCTCTCCTGTCAACGGACGCGTGCCGTTCCATCTTGTCGCTGACTCGCTTCAAGGCACACAGCTTCGCCGAGATGGTTCGCTCGCCGATGTGGCACCGACGCTGCTGCGGCTGCTCGGCCTTGAGGTTCCGAATGAGATGACAGGGAGCGACCTGCGGATATAG